The following proteins are encoded in a genomic region of Myxococcus virescens:
- a CDS encoding FAS1-like dehydratase domain-containing protein — MALDKQFIGREYGPYHYTLGEEKMREFTLAVGGAKPGAGTPGEPPAHVSPLLYDAQAAKAGPHGGLIAFPSFAVVFAIRPFSAAIADPALNINMQMLVHGEQDLEFLDVMRPGDVMTTTGRIADLYERARMGFVIVTSESRNQHGTLVVKGTWTAIIRG, encoded by the coding sequence ATGGCCCTCGACAAGCAATTCATCGGCCGTGAGTACGGCCCGTACCACTACACCCTGGGCGAGGAGAAGATGCGCGAGTTCACGCTCGCCGTCGGCGGCGCGAAGCCGGGCGCCGGAACGCCGGGCGAGCCTCCCGCGCACGTCAGCCCGCTCCTCTACGACGCGCAGGCCGCCAAGGCGGGGCCGCACGGGGGGCTCATCGCCTTCCCCAGCTTCGCCGTCGTCTTCGCCATCCGCCCCTTCAGCGCCGCCATCGCGGACCCCGCGCTGAACATCAACATGCAGATGCTGGTGCACGGCGAACAGGACCTGGAGTTCCTGGACGTCATGCGCCCCGGCGACGTGATGACGACCACTGGCCGCATCGCGGACCTCTACGAGCGCGCCCGCATGGGCTTCGTCATCGTCACCAGCGAGTCGCGCAACCAGCACGGCACCCTGGTAGTGAAGGGCACGTGGACGGCCATCATCCGCGGCTAG
- a CDS encoding MaoC family dehydratase produces the protein MPRTYQPGDTFTHVRECDRYRPIYYAGASGDYNPIHIDPEAGSAAGLHGNILQGLCTLGWVVEAIAGFVEDPGRVRRVKARFSRPVRPEDTITFQGRVTAVQDGRLTAEVSATNQRGEDVLKGAVVEAFIG, from the coding sequence ATGCCACGCACCTACCAGCCAGGCGACACGTTCACGCACGTCCGCGAGTGCGACCGGTACCGGCCGATTTACTACGCGGGCGCCTCGGGGGATTACAACCCCATCCACATCGACCCGGAGGCGGGCTCCGCCGCCGGACTCCACGGCAACATCCTCCAGGGGCTGTGCACCCTGGGCTGGGTGGTGGAAGCCATTGCCGGCTTCGTGGAGGACCCCGGCCGGGTCCGCCGCGTGAAGGCGCGCTTCTCGCGCCCGGTGCGGCCCGAGGACACGATTACCTTCCAGGGCCGGGTCACCGCCGTCCAGGACGGTCGGCTCACGGCGGAAGTCTCCGCCACCAACCAGCGCGGCGAGGACGTCCTCAAGGGCGCCGTCGTCGAAGCCTTCATCGGGTAA
- a CDS encoding SDR family oxidoreductase translates to MSETRKKATAGTYFLTGYPGFIGKRLVEHIAREDPKGHIYALVQPKSFKEAQQHAARVKGAKVELLTGDVVDMHLGLSGEEYQRLCERVTDIFHLAAVAQLGVAKETAWRVNVDGTRNMLELARDCGKLTRFNYFSTCYVSGDRLGVIAEDELDRGQGFRNAYEETKFQAERLVQRAGATVPITVFRPSSVVGDSRTGEIDRFEGPYYLGILLVTSPLVVPLPLPGNGVAPLNVVPVDYVVEAVWRLSKDPRAQGNTFHLVDPNPMSARRVYELIAEKSNKKLPRFNLSARAADVMLRLPLLEKLARPQRAAISYVNHLAIYNCHNTLELLDGTGVRCPPLSSYLDQLVAYVRDQYRKRREGSDEDDPLDQGAAPDAERP, encoded by the coding sequence ATGAGCGAGACGCGCAAGAAGGCCACGGCCGGAACGTACTTCCTCACCGGCTACCCGGGATTCATCGGCAAGCGGCTGGTGGAACACATCGCCCGCGAGGACCCGAAGGGGCACATCTACGCGCTGGTGCAGCCCAAGTCGTTCAAGGAAGCGCAGCAGCACGCCGCCCGCGTGAAGGGCGCCAAGGTGGAGCTGCTCACCGGTGACGTGGTGGACATGCACCTGGGCCTGTCGGGCGAGGAGTACCAGCGCCTGTGCGAGCGGGTGACGGACATCTTCCACCTGGCGGCGGTGGCCCAGCTGGGCGTGGCCAAGGAGACGGCCTGGCGGGTGAACGTGGACGGCACCCGCAACATGCTGGAGCTGGCTCGGGACTGCGGGAAGCTCACGCGCTTCAACTACTTCTCCACCTGCTACGTGTCCGGCGACCGCCTGGGCGTCATCGCCGAGGACGAGCTGGACCGGGGCCAGGGCTTCCGCAACGCCTACGAGGAGACGAAGTTCCAGGCGGAGCGGCTGGTGCAGCGCGCGGGCGCCACCGTGCCCATCACCGTCTTCCGTCCCTCCAGCGTGGTGGGCGACTCCCGCACGGGGGAGATCGACCGCTTCGAGGGGCCCTACTACCTGGGCATCCTCCTGGTCACCTCGCCGCTGGTGGTGCCGCTGCCCCTGCCGGGCAACGGCGTGGCGCCGCTGAACGTGGTGCCGGTGGACTACGTGGTGGAGGCGGTGTGGCGCCTGTCGAAGGACCCGCGCGCCCAGGGCAACACCTTCCACCTGGTGGACCCCAACCCGATGAGCGCGCGCCGCGTGTACGAGCTCATCGCGGAGAAGTCGAACAAGAAGCTGCCGCGCTTCAACCTCTCCGCGCGGGCGGCGGACGTCATGCTGCGGCTGCCGTTGTTGGAGAAGCTGGCCCGCCCACAGCGCGCCGCCATCAGCTACGTCAACCACCTGGCCATCTACAACTGCCACAACACGCTGGAGCTGCTGGACGGCACCGGCGTGCGGTGCCCTCCCCTGTCGTCCTATCTGGATCAGCTCGTGGCCTACGTGCGGGACCAGTACCGCAAGCGCCGCGAGGGCTCGGACGAGGACGACCCGTTGGATCAGGGCGCGGCACCCGACGCGGAGCGTCCCTGA
- the coaE gene encoding dephospho-CoA kinase (Dephospho-CoA kinase (CoaE) performs the final step in coenzyme A biosynthesis.), whose amino-acid sequence MHVFGLTGGIASGKSTVTRILRELGAEVLDADVIAREVVEPGTPGLAAVAARFPGVVGSDGRLDRVKLGARIFGDPAERAALNDITHPLVRQAFMDKLQALEERGVTRVIYDVPLLIESGMHAWMEAVAVVWVPRELQKARLMSRDRLDSDAADARLAAQLPLDDKRAHATWVIDNSGDLAATRAQVEAMWRAMLARG is encoded by the coding sequence GTGCACGTCTTCGGACTGACGGGAGGCATCGCCTCCGGCAAGAGCACCGTGACGCGCATCCTGCGGGAGCTGGGCGCGGAGGTGCTGGACGCGGACGTGATTGCCCGCGAGGTGGTGGAACCGGGCACGCCCGGGCTGGCCGCGGTGGCGGCGCGCTTCCCCGGCGTGGTGGGCTCGGACGGCCGGCTGGACCGGGTGAAGCTGGGCGCACGCATCTTCGGGGACCCCGCAGAGCGCGCCGCGCTCAACGACATCACCCACCCGCTGGTGCGTCAGGCCTTCATGGACAAGCTCCAGGCGCTGGAGGAGCGGGGCGTGACGCGCGTCATCTACGACGTGCCCCTGCTCATCGAAAGCGGCATGCACGCCTGGATGGAGGCCGTGGCGGTGGTGTGGGTGCCCCGGGAGCTCCAGAAGGCCCGGCTGATGTCGCGCGACCGGCTGGACTCCGACGCCGCCGACGCCCGGCTGGCCGCCCAGCTCCCCCTGGACGACAAGCGCGCCCATGCCACCTGGGTCATTGACAACAGTGGGGACCTGGCCGCCACCCGCGCCCAGGTTGAAGCGATGTGGCGCGCCATGCTCGCGCGCGGCTGA
- a CDS encoding cytochrome c family protein, which yields MLAAAGAAGGADFVGPDSCKGCHPEAYDAWMQSKHARAESSLTDQQKKDGRCLSCHSPEQVTQATVNVTCETCHGGGQYYSPEYVMKDSELARLVGLVDPSEKQCRSCHDASSPSLRPFDFKESLKAIDHWSAERARRAADPSAKK from the coding sequence GTGCTGGCCGCCGCTGGGGCGGCCGGGGGCGCCGACTTCGTAGGCCCGGACAGCTGCAAGGGTTGCCACCCCGAGGCCTACGACGCCTGGATGCAGTCGAAGCACGCCCGGGCGGAGAGTTCGCTCACCGACCAGCAGAAGAAGGACGGGCGCTGCCTGTCCTGCCACTCGCCGGAGCAGGTCACCCAGGCGACGGTGAATGTCACCTGTGAGACATGCCACGGCGGCGGGCAGTACTACTCGCCCGAGTACGTGATGAAGGACTCGGAGCTGGCGCGCCTGGTGGGCCTGGTGGACCCCTCTGAGAAGCAGTGCCGCTCCTGCCACGACGCTTCCTCGCCCTCCCTCCGGCCGTTCGACTTCAAGGAGTCGCTCAAGGCCATCGACCACTGGTCCGCCGAGCGCGCCCGCCGCGCCGCGGATCCGTCGGCCAAGAAATGA
- the yihA gene encoding ribosome biogenesis GTP-binding protein YihA/YsxC: MIKVLDARFVTTAVEPKGYPTDHTAEVAFVGRSNVGKSSMINALTGRRKLVRVSNTPGRTRTLNFFDVDLERGGVRHQIRLADLPGYGFAKASKADKAQWEKMITTYLEKRHRLEAVVSIVDVEVGPTPDDLTTLDYLQAHNRRVLVVATKVDRLTKARRKPRLVELSKLMDLPLEVILPFSSTEKLGVEEVWGALLDTFGKSTRV; this comes from the coding sequence GTGATCAAGGTCCTCGACGCACGCTTCGTCACCACCGCCGTGGAGCCCAAGGGCTACCCGACGGACCACACGGCGGAGGTGGCCTTCGTCGGCCGCTCCAACGTGGGCAAATCCTCCATGATCAACGCGCTCACCGGCCGCAGGAAGCTGGTGCGCGTGTCCAACACGCCGGGGCGCACCCGGACGTTGAACTTCTTCGACGTGGACCTGGAGCGCGGCGGGGTGCGCCACCAGATCCGCCTGGCCGACCTGCCGGGCTACGGCTTCGCCAAGGCCAGCAAGGCGGACAAGGCCCAGTGGGAGAAGATGATCACCACCTACCTGGAGAAGCGGCACCGCCTGGAGGCCGTGGTCAGCATCGTGGACGTGGAGGTGGGCCCCACGCCGGACGACCTCACCACGCTCGACTATCTCCAGGCGCACAACCGCCGGGTGCTGGTGGTGGCCACCAAGGTGGACCGGCTCACCAAGGCCAGGCGCAAGCCGCGGCTGGTGGAGCTCTCCAAGCTGATGGACCTGCCGCTGGAGGTCATCCTCCCTTTCTCCTCCACGGAGAAGCTGGGCGTGGAGGAGGTCTGGGGCGCGCTGCTCGACACCTTCGGCAAGTCCACCCGCGTCTGA
- a CDS encoding DUF6178 family protein, translated as MGFCSRAGGRCGRDRAVSENGKGNGSDTQLAPRELRQRLMRLSPRQRVDALLDVAEARALVRSMPAEDLYVTIQELGLADSTELVQLASPGQFRAFVDLAGWRRDALDSHAVLTWLRAARGGVEDTGEFLRKLHALDLEVLEILLREFIEVHDLEENPDVNPPGVTMETPEGRYLVEIKVEGVEMSAVRSLLNDLIAENPFEAVRLLEAVRWEIPSELEETAYQFRRGRLQDMGFPSLEEAVSLFSRVDVAPAPVSAARPGLAPTTGHVDYLEAAFRGLTMVEAVNAEDELREVASAALVADLADPGDLDAIRRASETVRDYLSLALEHLTGSDPERATDVLRDTPLRRIFQTGFSLTLQLKFRADRLAKAPGALVEGVLMVLPEEAAAISALRQKRPRRALRVEGAEPVPFRSRRELAATEALLARAEAQVQVFRGVLGGTDDSAHEALARFGVPLETLGLERLLAAVVAMAVLEERADARPVPLGRVVELGQRLFEGAPGAPRLRASAAERAQKGLEPAVAPEAHAELRRLVTLTLSRLLEELGTPWLQDGRLEPLASAVLPMESSPVP; from the coding sequence GTGGGGTTCTGCTCCCGGGCCGGGGGGCGCTGTGGTAGGGACCGCGCCGTGTCCGAAAACGGCAAGGGAAATGGAAGCGACACGCAGCTGGCTCCCCGGGAGCTGCGTCAGCGGTTGATGAGGCTGTCCCCGCGTCAGCGGGTGGACGCCCTCCTGGATGTCGCGGAGGCCCGCGCGCTGGTGCGCTCGATGCCCGCCGAGGACCTCTACGTCACCATCCAGGAGCTGGGGCTCGCGGATTCGACGGAGCTGGTGCAGCTCGCCTCGCCCGGCCAGTTCCGCGCCTTCGTGGACCTGGCCGGCTGGCGGCGGGACGCGCTGGACTCGCACGCCGTCCTCACCTGGCTGCGCGCCGCGCGGGGCGGGGTGGAGGACACGGGGGAGTTCCTGCGCAAGCTGCACGCGCTGGACCTGGAAGTGCTCGAAATCCTCCTGCGCGAGTTCATCGAGGTGCACGACCTGGAAGAGAACCCGGACGTCAATCCGCCGGGCGTGACGATGGAGACCCCGGAGGGGCGTTACCTCGTCGAAATCAAGGTGGAGGGCGTGGAGATGTCCGCCGTCCGCTCGCTCCTCAACGACCTCATCGCGGAGAACCCCTTCGAGGCCGTGCGCCTGCTGGAGGCCGTGCGCTGGGAGATTCCCAGCGAGCTGGAGGAGACGGCGTACCAGTTCCGCCGCGGCCGACTCCAGGACATGGGCTTCCCGTCGCTGGAGGAGGCGGTGTCCCTGTTCAGCCGTGTGGACGTGGCGCCCGCGCCCGTGTCCGCCGCGCGTCCAGGGCTGGCGCCCACCACGGGCCATGTGGACTACCTGGAGGCGGCCTTCCGCGGCCTGACGATGGTGGAGGCGGTGAACGCGGAGGACGAGCTGCGCGAGGTGGCCAGCGCCGCGTTGGTGGCGGACCTGGCGGACCCGGGGGATTTGGACGCCATCCGCCGCGCGAGCGAGACGGTGCGTGACTACCTGTCCCTGGCGCTCGAGCACCTGACGGGCTCGGACCCGGAGCGCGCCACGGACGTGCTGCGCGACACGCCGCTGCGGCGCATCTTCCAGACGGGCTTCTCGCTCACGCTCCAGCTCAAGTTCCGCGCGGACCGGCTGGCCAAGGCGCCGGGCGCCCTGGTCGAGGGCGTGCTGATGGTGCTTCCGGAGGAAGCGGCCGCCATCTCCGCGCTGCGCCAGAAGCGGCCCCGGCGAGCGCTGCGCGTGGAAGGCGCGGAGCCGGTGCCGTTCCGCTCCCGGCGCGAGCTGGCCGCCACCGAGGCGCTGCTGGCCCGCGCGGAGGCCCAGGTGCAGGTGTTCCGCGGCGTGCTGGGTGGCACCGACGACTCGGCGCACGAGGCCCTGGCCCGCTTCGGCGTGCCCCTGGAGACGCTGGGCCTGGAGCGCCTCCTGGCCGCGGTGGTGGCCATGGCGGTGCTGGAGGAGCGCGCGGACGCGCGTCCGGTGCCGCTGGGGCGGGTGGTGGAACTGGGCCAGCGCCTCTTCGAGGGCGCCCCGGGAGCGCCGCGCCTGCGCGCCTCCGCTGCCGAGCGCGCCCAGAAGGGCCTGGAGCCGGCGGTGGCGCCGGAGGCGCATGCGGAGCTGCGCCGTCTGGTGACGCTGACCCTGTCGCGGCTGTTGGAGGAGCTGGGCACGCCCTGGCTCCAGGACGGGCGGCTGGAGCCGCTGGCCTCGGCGGTTCTTCCGATGGAGAGCAGCCCCGTCCCGTAG
- the exoJ gene encoding spore coat polysaccharide polymerase ExoJ: MVLGEQGQRRDVWAFYALTAFAAVMYAAPGEWIPALAPLRLALVTSGLAAGLMVIRRLGRAEPLYVDGSRGLALIAFSTLAVASVGWSVNPEVTTTTGVELLKLTAIYITFVNVITTGRRLAVVCGAMVLASVVTSFGAINWYLVGEDLVEGFRARWVGVYADPNHMAMNLALVVPLAVAFVARKGSGWVWRLACLTAAILAVAAIVVSHSRGGFIGLSAAMALWAIREKRRIQAIVVGSLFVMGLLVFAPQSFWQRNETVAEFHEDASAMGRVYAWQVASRISLDKPLLGVGAGGFRYAWPMYAPPEARRAYVAHNIFLDVIGELGWVGLLFFMVFTGGAAGGAFEASRDKEVGWLARALSASVVGYLVCDLFSGYILSAHCYVLFGLAAAAHRVARASEAADMQRVPAPSGPVVATWEGSGHAA; encoded by the coding sequence ATGGTGCTGGGAGAGCAGGGGCAGCGCCGTGACGTGTGGGCCTTCTATGCGCTGACCGCTTTCGCGGCGGTCATGTACGCGGCGCCGGGTGAGTGGATCCCGGCGCTCGCACCGCTGCGCCTCGCGTTGGTGACGTCGGGGCTGGCGGCGGGACTCATGGTGATACGCCGGCTGGGGCGGGCGGAGCCGCTGTACGTGGACGGCTCGCGCGGCCTGGCGCTGATCGCCTTCTCCACGCTGGCGGTGGCGTCCGTCGGCTGGTCCGTGAATCCGGAGGTGACGACCACCACGGGCGTCGAGCTGCTGAAGCTGACCGCCATCTACATCACCTTCGTCAACGTCATCACCACCGGCCGCCGGCTGGCGGTGGTGTGCGGGGCCATGGTGCTGGCGTCGGTGGTGACGTCCTTTGGCGCCATCAACTGGTACCTGGTGGGCGAGGACCTGGTGGAAGGCTTCCGCGCGCGCTGGGTGGGTGTCTACGCGGACCCGAACCACATGGCCATGAACCTAGCGCTGGTGGTGCCGCTGGCGGTGGCCTTCGTGGCTCGCAAGGGCAGCGGCTGGGTGTGGCGTCTGGCGTGTCTGACGGCGGCCATCCTGGCGGTGGCGGCCATCGTCGTCTCGCACTCGCGCGGCGGCTTCATCGGTCTCTCCGCGGCCATGGCGCTGTGGGCCATCCGCGAGAAGCGCCGCATCCAGGCCATTGTCGTGGGCTCGCTCTTCGTGATGGGGCTGCTCGTCTTCGCGCCGCAGAGCTTCTGGCAGCGCAACGAGACGGTGGCCGAGTTCCACGAGGACGCGTCCGCCATGGGCCGCGTCTACGCGTGGCAGGTGGCCAGCCGCATCAGCCTGGACAAGCCGCTGCTGGGCGTGGGGGCGGGCGGCTTCCGCTACGCGTGGCCCATGTACGCGCCCCCCGAGGCGCGCCGGGCGTACGTGGCCCACAACATCTTCCTGGACGTCATCGGCGAGCTGGGCTGGGTGGGCCTGTTGTTCTTCATGGTGTTCACGGGGGGGGCCGCAGGCGGCGCCTTCGAGGCGTCGCGGGACAAGGAAGTGGGGTGGCTGGCGCGAGCCTTGTCCGCGTCAGTCGTGGGCTACCTCGTGTGTGACTTGTTCTCCGGCTACATCCTGTCCGCGCACTGCTACGTGCTCTTCGGCCTGGCGGCGGCGGCGCACCGGGTGGCGCGCGCGTCCGAGGCGGCGGACATGCAACGGGTTCCGGCTCCGAGCGGGCCGGTGGTGGCGACGTGGGAGGGGTCCGGACATGCGGCGTGA
- the exoK gene encoding spore coat polysaccharide biosynthesis glycosyltransferase ExoK produces the protein MRREEARMGQEPLRLVQFTRSFHIGGTEVQVLELLRGLPASYRLQVSVLDDSGPLIGAVWKLGHAPAAFPLKGSVVQPNTAYQVYRMARWLKANRVELVHVHDFYSTMVAVPAAKLAGTKVIVGRLDLAHWQGRARRAVQSRLCRMADHVIGNAEAIRHQLITEEGLPASRVSVIHNGLDLPRFESRRREGLRGPLPDTGAAPVVVHVANMNHPVKRQEDLLLALAQLRHSGTTLHAFLVGDGPRRPDLEKLAGELGVSDTVHFLRHRTDVPAIYARATFGVLCSTAEGMSNAVMEGMAAGLPMVVTRVGGNTDLVRDGERGLVVDPERPAQLAQAFRQLLANPEKARSMGHAARDFVARELSLEKMVRRHDALYQRIARGADA, from the coding sequence ATGCGGCGTGAGGAGGCGCGGATGGGGCAGGAGCCCCTCCGCCTGGTTCAGTTCACCCGGTCTTTCCACATTGGAGGGACCGAGGTGCAGGTGCTGGAGCTGTTGCGGGGACTGCCCGCCAGCTACCGGTTGCAGGTGTCCGTGCTGGATGATTCGGGGCCGCTGATTGGCGCGGTGTGGAAGCTGGGCCACGCGCCCGCGGCCTTCCCGCTCAAGGGCTCCGTGGTGCAGCCGAACACGGCGTATCAGGTGTACCGCATGGCGCGCTGGCTCAAGGCGAACCGCGTGGAGCTGGTGCACGTGCATGACTTCTATTCCACGATGGTGGCCGTGCCGGCGGCGAAGCTCGCGGGCACGAAGGTCATCGTGGGCCGGTTGGACCTGGCGCACTGGCAGGGACGGGCGCGGCGCGCGGTGCAGTCACGGCTGTGCCGCATGGCGGACCATGTGATTGGCAACGCGGAGGCCATCCGCCACCAGCTCATCACCGAGGAGGGCTTGCCGGCCTCGCGCGTGTCCGTCATCCACAACGGCCTGGACTTGCCGCGCTTCGAGTCCCGCAGGCGCGAAGGGCTGCGCGGGCCGCTCCCCGACACGGGGGCCGCGCCGGTGGTGGTTCACGTGGCCAACATGAATCACCCGGTGAAGCGTCAGGAGGACCTGCTGCTCGCGCTGGCCCAGCTGCGCCATTCCGGCACCACGCTGCACGCCTTCCTGGTGGGGGATGGTCCGCGCCGGCCGGACTTGGAGAAGCTGGCGGGTGAGCTGGGCGTGTCCGATACCGTGCACTTCTTACGGCACCGCACGGACGTGCCCGCCATCTACGCCCGGGCGACCTTCGGCGTCCTCTGCTCCACCGCGGAGGGCATGTCCAACGCGGTGATGGAGGGCATGGCCGCGGGGCTTCCCATGGTGGTGACGCGCGTGGGTGGCAACACCGACCTGGTTCGCGATGGCGAACGCGGCCTCGTGGTGGACCCGGAGCGTCCCGCTCAGCTGGCCCAGGCCTTCCGTCAGCTTCTCGCGAATCCCGAGAAGGCGAGAAGCATGGGGCATGCGGCGCGGGACTTCGTGGCGCGCGAGCTCTCCCTGGAGAAGATGGTCCGGCGCCATGACGCGCTGTATCAGCGGATTGCCCGGGGCGCGGACGCCTGA
- a CDS encoding DUF4097 family beta strand repeat-containing protein, which produces MKFTAKVPRRARLDLATVGGPVTVAGVKGRQSLATVNGRVDVSGSEERLDVSTVNGTVALAPRKVVATSVSSVGGDVRLKLPAQADVRLEFNTVGGRFNDSPARLGGREQTYGSGTHAVDVSTVGGSLTVQQ; this is translated from the coding sequence GTGAAGTTCACGGCGAAGGTGCCACGGCGGGCGCGTTTGGATTTGGCGACGGTGGGTGGTCCGGTGACGGTGGCGGGCGTGAAGGGGCGGCAGTCGCTGGCGACAGTCAATGGCCGTGTGGACGTGAGCGGCTCGGAGGAGCGGTTGGATGTCAGCACGGTGAACGGCACCGTGGCATTGGCACCGCGGAAGGTCGTGGCTACTTCTGTGTCCTCAGTGGGCGGGGATGTCCGGCTGAAGCTGCCGGCCCAGGCGGATGTGAGGTTGGAATTCAATACTGTCGGTGGTCGTTTCAACGACAGTCCCGCGAGGTTGGGCGGCCGCGAGCAGACGTATGGCTCGGGCACCCACGCGGTGGATGTCAGCACGGTCGGCGGCTCGCTCACCGTGCAGCAATAG
- a CDS encoding quinone-dependent dihydroorotate dehydrogenase, whose product MYGLTRSLLFQLSAERAHRLGMAGLHYLGRSRDLCESLREKALEGAPPSLAIEVAGLRFAHPVALAAGLDKDAEAVDGLFACGFSGVEIGTLTPRPQPGNPSPRLFRLPEHRAIINRMGFNNHGATQAAARLRMQTWRPGPLGVNIGKNKDTPLEQAVDDYVACVDALAPLGDYVVVNASSPNTPGLRKLQEPEQLGQLLGAVQERLATVAPGKPLFLKIAPDLSPEAVDEVVDVARAQKLAGLIATNTTVARPFEHPLAKEAGGLSGAPVREPANAVIRRAWLRSGGALPIIGVGGVFTAQDVYEKLRAGASVVQVYTGFIYEGPGMVGNILPTLATLLARDGYKQVRDVIGAEHRKPGAPN is encoded by the coding sequence ATGTACGGACTCACCCGCTCGCTCCTCTTCCAGCTCTCCGCGGAGCGCGCGCACCGGCTCGGCATGGCGGGGCTCCACTACCTGGGCCGCTCACGCGACTTGTGCGAGTCCCTGCGCGAGAAGGCCCTGGAGGGCGCCCCGCCCAGCCTGGCCATCGAGGTGGCCGGCCTGCGCTTCGCCCACCCCGTGGCCCTGGCCGCCGGCCTGGACAAGGACGCGGAGGCGGTGGACGGCCTCTTCGCCTGCGGCTTCTCCGGGGTGGAGATTGGCACCCTCACGCCCAGGCCCCAGCCCGGCAACCCCAGCCCTCGCCTGTTCCGCCTGCCGGAGCACCGCGCGATCATCAACCGCATGGGCTTCAACAACCACGGCGCGACCCAGGCCGCCGCGCGGCTGAGGATGCAGACGTGGCGTCCGGGCCCGCTGGGGGTGAACATCGGCAAGAACAAGGACACGCCGCTGGAGCAGGCCGTGGATGACTACGTGGCCTGCGTGGACGCGCTGGCGCCCCTGGGCGACTACGTGGTGGTCAACGCCTCGTCCCCCAACACGCCGGGCCTGCGCAAGCTCCAGGAGCCCGAGCAGTTGGGGCAGCTCCTGGGCGCGGTGCAGGAACGCCTGGCCACCGTGGCCCCGGGCAAGCCGCTGTTCCTCAAGATTGCCCCGGACCTGTCCCCCGAGGCCGTGGACGAGGTGGTGGATGTCGCGCGGGCCCAGAAGCTCGCCGGCCTCATCGCCACCAACACCACCGTGGCCCGGCCCTTCGAGCATCCCCTGGCGAAGGAAGCCGGCGGCCTGTCCGGCGCGCCCGTCCGTGAGCCCGCCAACGCCGTCATCCGCCGCGCCTGGCTGCGCAGTGGGGGCGCGCTGCCCATCATCGGCGTGGGGGGCGTCTTCACCGCCCAGGACGTCTACGAAAAGCTGCGCGCGGGGGCGTCGGTGGTGCAGGTGTACACGGGCTTCATCTACGAGGGCCCAGGCATGGTGGGAAACATCCTCCCCACCCTGGCCACCCTGCTCGCCCGCGACGGCTACAAGCAGGTCCGCGACGTCATCGGCGCCGAGCACCGGAAGCCGGGCGCACCCAACTGA
- a CDS encoding adenosine deaminase yields MARDLIDLHIHVGGAVAPHILWSIAHQQGFKLPVKNYFDFVELITSRPGKVGSLDDYLKILHTWTEKIQSSPSAIERSVYEVIGKEYRGSRVTQMELRFNPMKRNLNSELDLDHIIHAALRGMDRAVLEYGVKMGLIFCLAREFDHRLNSIIVDKAIKYRTRGVYGIDLAGTETNAMELKPEVVTQYEELFSRARRAGLKCTVHTGETRGTGAEGVMAVVEKLQPHRIGHGIRAAYDEHAMKVLRERDIVLELCPTSNLHTKAVEGVEELRHIIRTFWDRKVKFTINTDGPYLLETDMRREIDIIEQNGILTPEQVDQTLAWAREASFIPA; encoded by the coding sequence ATGGCACGCGATCTGATCGACCTGCATATCCACGTGGGTGGCGCTGTGGCGCCCCACATCCTCTGGTCCATCGCCCACCAGCAGGGCTTCAAGCTCCCGGTGAAGAACTACTTCGACTTCGTGGAGCTCATCACCTCCCGTCCGGGCAAGGTGGGAAGCCTGGACGACTACCTGAAGATCCTCCACACCTGGACGGAGAAGATCCAGTCGTCCCCCAGCGCGATTGAGCGCTCCGTCTACGAGGTCATCGGCAAGGAGTACCGCGGCAGCCGCGTGACGCAGATGGAGCTGCGCTTCAACCCGATGAAGCGCAACCTGAACTCCGAGCTGGACCTGGACCACATCATCCACGCCGCGCTGCGCGGCATGGACCGCGCGGTGCTGGAGTACGGCGTGAAGATGGGCCTCATCTTCTGCCTGGCCCGCGAGTTCGACCACCGGCTCAACAGCATCATCGTGGACAAGGCCATCAAGTACCGCACGCGCGGCGTGTACGGCATCGACCTGGCCGGCACGGAGACGAACGCCATGGAGCTGAAGCCGGAGGTCGTCACCCAGTACGAAGAGCTCTTCTCGCGGGCGCGCCGCGCCGGCCTCAAGTGCACGGTGCACACCGGCGAGACGCGTGGCACCGGCGCCGAGGGCGTCATGGCCGTGGTGGAGAAGCTCCAGCCGCACCGCATCGGCCACGGCATCCGCGCCGCCTACGACGAGCACGCGATGAAGGTGCTGCGCGAGCGCGACATCGTCCTGGAGCTGTGCCCCACGTCCAACCTGCACACCAAGGCCGTGGAGGGCGTGGAGGAGCTGCGCCACATCATCCGCACCTTCTGGGACCGCAAGGTGAAGTTCACCATCAACACCGACGGCCCCTACCTGCTGGAGACGGACATGCGGCGGGAGATCGACATCATCGAACAGAACGGCATCCTCACGCCCGAGCAGGTGGATCAGACGCTCGCCTGGGCCCGTGAGGCCTCGTTCATCCCCGCGTGA